In the Vitis vinifera cultivar Pinot Noir 40024 chromosome 2, ASM3070453v1 genome, one interval contains:
- the LOC132254767 gene encoding bifunctional nitrilase/nitrile hydratase NIT4B-like: protein MRKDYPPPPEYLYSPTEEDVTPDSIVWAGGSVIISTHGEILTGPNYEGEGLFTADLDVRGEIPKAKFQFDVVGHYSRADVLSLTVNNRPPLPVTFTSSPSKIKDNEEMDECKDI, encoded by the exons ATGAG gaaagaTTACCCACCTCCACCTGAGTATCTTTACAGTCCTACAGAAGAAGATGTCACTCCAGATTCTATTGTTTGGGCTGGAGGTAGTGTCATCATTTCGACCCATGGGGAAATTCTAACAGGACCGAATTATGAAGGAGAAGGCCTCTTCACAGCTGATCTTG ATGTTCGTGGAGAGATTCCTAAAGCAAAGTTCCAGTTCGATGTGGTAGGACATTATTCGAGAGCTGATGTGCTAAGCCTCACTGTGAACAATCGTCCACCGCTTCCTGTTACTTTCACATCCTCACCATCTAAAATCAAAGACAATGAGGAGATGGATGAATGCAAAGACATATAA